A stretch of Actinomycetota bacterium DNA encodes these proteins:
- a CDS encoding glycosyltransferase, with product MTSAPAGAAGEQWGDTWFARDLVDALNQQGQDAKVIARHRAHADERADDDVVVVLRGLNEITPRKGPGSAWILWVISHPELVNEQEAASYDTVFAASRHWQPGFVDVLPLLQASNPQRFTPKAAVADSGVPLLFVGSTRGEYRPIVRDAIAAHLPLALYGVGWEKYVDPARITAEFLANAQLPAAYAGAQVVLNDHHVHMAELGFLSNRLFDTTATATRVISDRALGLDEVFGAVVRTYESPEDLRMLVADRESNFAGYPERLAFARKVADEHSFAARAAELIAHATQVRDSR from the coding sequence GTGACGTCTGCTCCGGCTGGCGCAGCGGGGGAGCAGTGGGGAGACACCTGGTTCGCCCGCGATCTGGTCGATGCGCTCAACCAGCAGGGTCAGGACGCGAAGGTCATCGCTCGTCATCGAGCCCACGCAGATGAGCGCGCTGATGACGACGTCGTTGTGGTCCTGCGGGGGCTCAATGAGATCACCCCGCGCAAGGGCCCAGGCTCAGCGTGGATTCTCTGGGTCATTTCACATCCTGAACTGGTCAACGAGCAGGAGGCTGCGTCCTACGACACGGTCTTTGCCGCCAGCCGACATTGGCAGCCGGGATTCGTGGATGTGTTGCCGCTGCTGCAGGCAAGCAATCCCCAGCGCTTCACACCGAAGGCAGCAGTCGCCGATTCGGGAGTGCCCTTGCTCTTTGTCGGTTCCACTCGCGGCGAGTATCGACCGATCGTGCGTGATGCAATTGCTGCGCACCTCCCGCTCGCGCTCTACGGAGTGGGCTGGGAGAAGTACGTTGATCCAGCACGGATCACGGCTGAATTCCTGGCAAATGCCCAACTTCCTGCGGCATATGCAGGCGCTCAGGTGGTCTTGAACGATCACCATGTGCACATGGCCGAGCTCGGATTTCTCTCGAACCGATTGTTCGACACCACTGCCACGGCAACGAGAGTGATCAGTGATCGCGCTCTTGGTCTGGACGAGGTTTTCGGTGCTGTTGTGCGCACCTATGAATCGCCCGAGGATCTGCGAATGCTCGTGGCCGATCGTGAATCGAACTTTGCTGGCTACCCAGAACGACTGGCGTTTGCTCGAAAGGTGGCAGACGAGCACAGCTTCGCGGCCCGGGCAGCTGAACTCATTGCTCATGCAACCCAGGTCAGAGATTCGCGATGA
- a CDS encoding UDP-glucose/GDP-mannose dehydrogenase family protein, producing the protein MTLRLSVIGTGYLGATHAACMAELGFEVIGVDVDPVKVSILQGGHVPFYEPGLDEVLQRNIKAGRLNFTTSIADAANFADIHFICVGTPQLAGAQRADLSQVMGSIEALAPHLRPDALVVGKSTVPVGTAALIADRLKAIAASEVELAWNPEFLREGFAVEDTLTPDRLVVGVRSQQAEDRLREVYAPLIAIGTPFLVTDFPTAELVKVAANSFLATKISFINAMAEVCEAAGADVLQLAEAIGYDPRIGNRFLSAGLGFGGGCLPKDIRAFMARAGEIGAEEALTFLREVDQINLRRRSHVVDMARATLGGSFTGKAVTVLGAAFKPNSDDVRDSPSLDVAVAMSNSGARVVVHDPKALPNAAKVYPNMTYETDVLTALAGADLILHGTEWAEYRELNPATVATVVRERHLIDGRNILDPDTWRNAGFTYRALGRPNA; encoded by the coding sequence ATGACCTTGCGACTGTCCGTCATCGGCACCGGCTACTTGGGTGCAACCCACGCTGCGTGTATGGCCGAATTGGGCTTCGAGGTCATTGGTGTGGATGTTGACCCCGTCAAGGTATCGATCCTGCAGGGCGGTCATGTCCCGTTCTATGAGCCCGGGCTGGACGAAGTACTCCAGCGCAATATCAAGGCCGGACGCCTGAATTTCACGACGTCAATTGCCGACGCCGCCAACTTCGCAGACATCCATTTCATCTGCGTGGGCACCCCACAACTGGCCGGCGCGCAGCGCGCTGATCTCTCGCAGGTGATGGGGTCGATTGAAGCTCTTGCGCCACATCTTCGCCCCGACGCTTTGGTGGTGGGCAAGTCCACTGTCCCGGTCGGGACCGCAGCATTGATCGCTGATCGCTTGAAGGCGATCGCTGCATCAGAAGTCGAGCTTGCCTGGAACCCCGAGTTCCTGCGCGAAGGCTTTGCCGTTGAAGACACGCTCACTCCCGACCGGCTGGTTGTCGGAGTGCGCAGCCAGCAAGCCGAAGATCGACTCCGCGAGGTGTACGCACCACTGATCGCAATCGGCACGCCATTTCTGGTCACGGACTTCCCGACAGCAGAACTGGTGAAGGTCGCCGCGAACTCCTTCCTTGCCACCAAGATTTCTTTCATCAATGCAATGGCCGAAGTATGCGAGGCGGCTGGTGCCGACGTATTGCAGCTTGCCGAGGCGATCGGTTACGACCCGCGCATCGGCAATCGCTTTCTGTCGGCCGGCCTGGGCTTCGGCGGTGGGTGCTTGCCCAAGGACATCCGCGCGTTCATGGCCCGAGCAGGAGAAATCGGAGCCGAGGAAGCGTTGACCTTCCTGCGCGAAGTCGATCAGATCAATTTGCGCAGACGTTCGCATGTCGTGGATATGGCTCGGGCAACCCTGGGCGGCAGCTTCACGGGCAAGGCCGTGACCGTGCTCGGTGCAGCTTTCAAGCCCAACAGTGACGATGTCCGCGACTCCCCTTCGCTGGATGTCGCGGTGGCGATGAGCAATTCCGGGGCGCGCGTGGTGGTGCACGATCCCAAGGCACTGCCCAATGCAGCCAAGGTGTATCCAAATATGACCTACGAAACAGATGTGCTCACGGCCTTGGCAGGTGCAGATCTCATTCTGCATGGCACCGAATGGGCTGAGTATCGCGAGCTGAATCCAGCGACGGTGGCTACAGTCGTACGCGAGCGTCACCTCATCGACGGACGCAACATTCTTGACCCCGATACCTGGCGCAACGCCGGCTTCACCTATCGAGCACTGGGACGACCGAACGCCTAG
- a CDS encoding glycosyltransferase family 2 protein produces the protein MTQAPLGILPRVSVIMPVLNEERHLREAVLQILNQDYQGEIEVVMAVGPSRDATQQVADALAAEFTSVHVVQNPSGKTPAALNAAIARAAGDVVVRVDGHALIPHDYVANGVQVLNATGADNVGGIMDAKGSTPFESAVARAMTSRFGVGGAAFHIGGEPGPALTVYLGCFRADALARVGGYDETMERAQDWEMNLRIRQTGGVVWFTPQMRVEYRPRANTLALARQYHDYGRWRREVARRHPETLSLRYLAAPIAVVLVALGLIVGVIGLASGMTWLALAGFAMPLGYLLANLLASLISALGKPRLGLRGTAALPLVYATMHAAWGLGFLRGAA, from the coding sequence ATGACCCAAGCTCCTCTTGGGATCCTGCCGAGGGTCAGTGTGATCATGCCGGTGCTGAATGAGGAGCGGCATCTGCGCGAAGCAGTGCTGCAGATTCTCAATCAGGACTACCAAGGCGAGATAGAAGTGGTGATGGCTGTGGGGCCATCAAGGGATGCGACCCAGCAGGTCGCTGATGCTTTGGCCGCGGAATTCACCTCGGTGCATGTTGTCCAAAACCCCAGCGGCAAGACGCCGGCCGCGTTGAACGCGGCGATTGCCAGGGCCGCAGGCGACGTTGTGGTGCGGGTCGACGGGCACGCGTTGATTCCGCATGACTACGTCGCCAACGGTGTGCAGGTGCTGAACGCAACTGGTGCTGACAATGTCGGCGGGATCATGGATGCCAAGGGCTCCACTCCATTTGAATCAGCAGTAGCGCGCGCTATGACATCACGTTTTGGCGTGGGTGGAGCCGCGTTCCATATCGGCGGTGAGCCGGGTCCGGCCCTGACGGTCTACCTGGGTTGCTTTCGTGCAGATGCGCTGGCGCGGGTTGGCGGCTATGACGAGACCATGGAGCGGGCTCAGGACTGGGAGATGAACCTGCGCATTCGCCAGACTGGCGGCGTGGTGTGGTTCACCCCCCAAATGCGAGTCGAATATCGGCCGCGCGCAAACACACTCGCCTTGGCTCGGCAGTATCACGACTACGGAAGATGGCGACGCGAAGTTGCCCGCCGTCACCCGGAGACCCTTTCTCTTCGCTACCTGGCCGCGCCAATCGCAGTTGTTCTGGTGGCACTTGGCCTCATCGTCGGTGTCATCGGTCTGGCCAGTGGCATGACCTGGCTTGCCCTGGCTGGCTTTGCGATGCCCTTGGGCTATCTGCTAGCCAATCTCCTTGCATCGCTGATCAGCGCATTGGGCAAGCCCCGGCTTGGTCTGCGCGGCACCGCGGCATTGCCCCTTGTCTACGCCACGATGCACGCCGCCTGGGGGCTGGGCTTTCTCCGCGGGGCAGCATGA
- a CDS encoding biotin--[acetyl-CoA-carboxylase] ligase, whose translation MTDQDARTALDLPTVIAELQARAWPGPIPTIVDTTESTNSDVALLATAGAPEGSCVVAEYQSAGRGRLDRQWVSPHSAGLWLSVLVRPSDMPRASWNWLPLLAGLATARAIRAVTGVMAEVKWPNDLVVVDHSSRKLGGILSEVHGDDAVVVGIGLNVSTAKAELPIAAATSVSLEGGSANREALFAAVLAGFSECLERWRLDDPELKVEYRALCASIGRVVEATMPDSVIVRGLVLDVDNDGHLLVDDGTTTVMVTTGDVIHATI comes from the coding sequence GTGACCGATCAGGATGCGCGAACTGCCCTGGACCTGCCCACTGTGATTGCCGAGCTTCAGGCTCGTGCCTGGCCGGGCCCGATTCCCACCATTGTGGATACCACAGAGTCGACCAACAGCGATGTTGCGCTCCTTGCTACGGCCGGTGCGCCAGAGGGCTCGTGCGTCGTGGCGGAGTACCAGTCCGCTGGGCGCGGGCGACTGGATCGGCAGTGGGTCAGTCCGCACTCCGCTGGCCTTTGGCTGTCGGTGCTGGTGCGGCCCTCCGACATGCCAAGAGCAAGCTGGAACTGGTTGCCGCTGCTGGCCGGACTTGCAACGGCACGAGCCATCCGCGCAGTGACGGGCGTCATGGCCGAAGTGAAATGGCCAAATGACCTCGTGGTTGTGGATCACAGTTCACGCAAGCTCGGTGGAATCCTGAGCGAGGTGCACGGAGATGACGCAGTCGTGGTGGGCATCGGACTCAATGTGTCGACTGCCAAGGCTGAACTGCCGATTGCCGCGGCAACGTCGGTGAGCTTGGAGGGAGGCAGTGCCAATCGTGAGGCCTTGTTCGCTGCGGTGCTCGCCGGCTTCTCAGAATGCCTGGAGCGTTGGCGCTTGGACGATCCAGAATTGAAAGTGGAGTACCGAGCGCTGTGCGCCTCCATTGGGCGTGTGGTTGAAGCGACGATGCCGGATTCGGTCATTGTGCGGGGTCTGGTGCTTGATGTCGACAATGACGGACACTTGCTCGTCGATGACGGCACCACAACGGTGATGGTCACCACTGGCGACGTAATTCATGCAACGATCTGA
- a CDS encoding glycosyltransferase: MSTRIVLLANNIDEIGGAQRVVHALAAGFVNRGHDVTVVGIETREPRGDYSAAGYRVERLLEAAYDKDEGPNLDAQRAAALQKLQKILDSGPKGIIITAQVWAMEHIAQCAIQAWGTVGQYHSSFQAASFGPDLKRVIDAYRDCDRFLALTTSDAQLFTTAGLNNAAAMPNPLAQWPPRQSQTRSRTITYLGRFSAEKAPMTLMHAWRILVEAGQLSDWNLQFVGSGPHEGQIREAAAMLPRVQLRDQVADPFSVLTETGILAVPSLVEGSPLVMMEALSCGVPVVASDCSAGVRELLADESCGVLVNRGDPKDLAHGLLMLALDDARRASMAARGPQVMDGYRLEVVLDRWEQVFTDVLR; encoded by the coding sequence ATGAGCACGCGCATCGTTCTCCTTGCGAACAACATCGACGAGATCGGCGGCGCGCAGCGAGTCGTGCATGCACTTGCCGCCGGCTTCGTGAATCGCGGTCATGACGTCACCGTCGTAGGCATTGAGACGCGCGAACCCCGCGGTGATTACTCGGCCGCTGGCTATCGAGTCGAAAGGCTGCTCGAGGCTGCGTATGACAAAGATGAAGGTCCCAATCTCGACGCACAGCGGGCGGCCGCACTTCAGAAGTTGCAGAAGATTCTTGACTCGGGTCCCAAAGGCATCATCATCACGGCGCAGGTCTGGGCGATGGAACACATTGCGCAATGCGCGATCCAGGCTTGGGGCACGGTCGGCCAGTACCACTCCTCTTTCCAAGCTGCCAGTTTTGGCCCGGATCTCAAGCGCGTGATCGATGCCTATCGTGATTGTGATCGCTTCCTGGCGCTGACCACAAGCGATGCGCAGCTGTTCACGACCGCCGGACTCAACAACGCGGCGGCCATGCCCAACCCGCTGGCGCAATGGCCACCGCGGCAGTCCCAGACACGTTCACGAACCATCACCTACTTGGGTCGTTTCTCAGCTGAGAAGGCGCCAATGACGCTCATGCACGCCTGGCGGATCCTCGTCGAGGCCGGACAGCTGTCTGACTGGAATCTTCAGTTCGTGGGTTCGGGTCCGCACGAAGGTCAGATCCGCGAGGCCGCCGCGATGCTGCCCAGAGTGCAGTTGCGCGACCAGGTTGCTGATCCCTTTTCGGTCTTGACCGAGACCGGCATCTTGGCAGTGCCCTCGCTGGTCGAGGGCTCGCCTTTGGTGATGATGGAAGCACTTTCGTGTGGCGTGCCGGTCGTGGCCAGCGACTGCTCGGCTGGGGTTCGCGAACTGCTGGCCGATGAAAGCTGTGGTGTGCTCGTCAATCGTGGGGACCCCAAGGATCTGGCCCATGGCTTGCTGATGCTGGCCCTCGATGACGCCCGGCGCGCATCAATGGCCGCTCGGGGCCCGCAGGTCATGGATGGCTATCGGCTTGAAGTCGTGCTTGATCGTTGGGAGCAGGTCTTCACCGACGTGCTGCGCTGA
- a CDS encoding NTP transferase domain-containing protein — protein sequence MNYQAVILAAGMGTRLGKQPWPKPLTPLADGRTIMQQQMENLQQIFGEQLRVLTVVGFKLESILEAFPDVSYAYNESFDQTNTNRSLLKALRQASDGGVLWLNGDVVFDPLVLQRAKNLIDADRSFVCVNTAAVADEEVKYTVGADGYIDALSKQVSPALGEAVGINYISAGDRATLIRGLEACADNDYFERGIEIAIETESLKVLPLDITDFFVVEVDFAEDLTRANQHL from the coding sequence GTGAATTACCAGGCAGTCATTCTGGCAGCCGGCATGGGCACCCGTCTTGGCAAGCAACCCTGGCCAAAGCCACTGACACCACTTGCCGATGGCCGCACGATCATGCAGCAGCAAATGGAGAATCTGCAGCAGATCTTCGGTGAGCAACTGCGAGTGCTGACAGTGGTGGGCTTCAAGCTCGAGTCGATCCTGGAAGCCTTTCCAGATGTGTCCTACGCCTACAACGAGTCATTTGACCAGACCAACACCAACCGCAGTCTTCTCAAGGCATTGCGGCAGGCGTCCGATGGTGGAGTGCTGTGGCTCAATGGCGATGTGGTCTTCGATCCATTGGTGCTCCAGCGAGCCAAGAACTTGATCGATGCCGACCGGTCCTTCGTGTGCGTCAACACTGCCGCAGTGGCCGATGAAGAAGTCAAGTACACAGTCGGTGCCGACGGCTACATCGATGCGCTGTCCAAGCAGGTCAGCCCCGCCCTGGGTGAAGCCGTGGGCATCAACTACATCAGTGCAGGGGATCGGGCAACACTTATTCGGGGCTTGGAAGCCTGCGCGGACAACGACTACTTCGAACGCGGCATTGAGATCGCCATTGAAACCGAATCGCTGAAGGTCCTGCCCTTGGACATCACTGACTTCTTTGTCGTGGAAGTCGACTTCGCCGAAGACCTCACCCGCGCCAACCAGCATCTCTAG
- a CDS encoding PH domain-containing protein produces the protein MTYPAKLLAPGESIVYELRPHWRGLIIPVFSFLVEVFILTALFVWSDVSWFRWALGALFVILVVWRSLIPFLRWITTEYVFTDRRIIVRQGLLTKEGRDMPLAKTNNITFRQSILGRMLNYGDLDIDSANADGSLIIKDVTNVEEIQRDVYRLQEEDDARRRRGGGESGLS, from the coding sequence GTGACGTATCCGGCAAAGCTTCTGGCACCAGGTGAATCAATTGTCTATGAACTCCGCCCGCATTGGCGAGGGCTCATCATTCCCGTCTTCTCTTTCCTTGTTGAAGTCTTCATTCTGACTGCGTTGTTCGTGTGGTCAGATGTCTCGTGGTTCCGATGGGCACTGGGTGCCTTGTTCGTGATTCTTGTTGTGTGGCGTTCCTTGATCCCGTTCCTGCGATGGATCACAACCGAGTACGTCTTCACAGATCGCCGGATCATCGTGCGGCAGGGCCTGCTGACAAAAGAGGGCCGCGATATGCCGCTGGCCAAGACGAACAACATCACCTTTCGTCAGAGCATTCTGGGTCGGATGCTCAACTACGGGGATCTGGATATCGATTCAGCCAACGCCGATGGCAGTTTGATCATCAAGGACGTCACCAACGTCGAAGAGATTCAGCGTGACGTCTATCGGCTGCAGGAAGAGGACGATGCGCGCCGCCGACGTGGTGGCGGCGAATCAGGTCTCTCTTGA
- a CDS encoding CDP-glycerol glycerophosphotransferase family protein has protein sequence MTIDVSLIVGAGQSGVESMTGKQSLRSLEIVDRLSDATGTWVMFVRRVDGLDRHAAKNLLLAAEATGAALAMGGAQAELEVLTGVQVQSRSPFMDVHGVLFNRQWLHARQPLGDELAQGVREIATTVLGSTETIALISQAIIAGPPPTVIDGSKAVVRAGPVSRLAGLAFSVARVLPLSPRVVIDVDGSRAIDSALAALSQQWQAQHGKVQVEVISKQGRNSWRHAWQLGRARWVVTNERFISRLPKREGQQLVVAAFEVPLVRSGRDNPDWVLQPTSERRPSRSQVERWDLAVTSSPFATQVLRSSSGYEGPVLEGVSAFADAMAAALSEPDLHDRLELVPSLPLVLLALRSAQTQLSVESLTHAFAGRLQFVVVTDDLSRSDAKQVVDDLPSWCAAADLMVTEWSSLTMEFAGLQRPILAFQADALDVVRRRGTYADLPKVLPGPCVGSTGELIERLESWLAHGDHAWPEFVERSAAFATLGCRSTGDAAVRILEAMEGAR, from the coding sequence ATGACCATCGATGTCAGTCTGATTGTCGGCGCTGGTCAATCCGGCGTTGAGAGCATGACTGGCAAGCAGAGCTTGCGCAGTCTGGAGATTGTCGATCGCCTTTCGGATGCCACAGGAACATGGGTGATGTTCGTGCGCAGAGTCGACGGCCTGGATCGGCATGCCGCCAAGAATCTTCTGCTTGCTGCGGAAGCCACCGGCGCCGCCTTGGCGATGGGTGGTGCTCAGGCAGAGCTTGAGGTGCTGACTGGCGTGCAGGTGCAGTCGCGGAGCCCATTCATGGACGTGCACGGCGTGCTGTTCAATCGTCAGTGGTTGCACGCGCGCCAGCCGCTGGGCGATGAGCTGGCCCAAGGGGTGCGCGAGATTGCGACGACCGTTCTTGGATCTACCGAGACGATCGCGCTGATTTCGCAGGCGATAATCGCGGGCCCACCTCCCACGGTCATCGACGGGTCCAAGGCAGTCGTGCGGGCTGGTCCGGTGAGCCGCCTTGCCGGCTTGGCCTTCTCTGTCGCGCGGGTGCTCCCACTCAGCCCGCGGGTGGTCATCGATGTCGACGGTTCCAGAGCCATCGATTCGGCACTGGCTGCTCTGAGTCAACAGTGGCAGGCGCAGCACGGCAAGGTGCAAGTCGAGGTGATCAGCAAACAGGGGCGCAACAGTTGGCGTCACGCCTGGCAGTTGGGTCGGGCCAGATGGGTGGTCACCAACGAACGCTTCATCAGCCGACTGCCGAAGCGCGAGGGGCAGCAACTGGTCGTGGCGGCATTTGAAGTACCGCTGGTGCGCAGCGGTCGTGACAATCCGGATTGGGTGCTGCAGCCAACAAGTGAAAGACGTCCGTCCCGGTCTCAGGTCGAGCGCTGGGATCTGGCGGTGACTTCGAGTCCCTTCGCAACACAGGTTCTTCGATCCTCCAGTGGCTATGAGGGTCCGGTGCTTGAAGGTGTCTCGGCATTCGCCGATGCGATGGCTGCTGCCTTGTCCGAGCCCGACTTGCATGATCGACTCGAATTGGTGCCCTCGCTGCCGCTGGTGCTGCTCGCCCTGCGATCTGCGCAGACACAATTGAGCGTCGAGTCGCTCACCCATGCTTTTGCCGGGCGCTTGCAATTTGTCGTCGTCACAGATGACCTGTCGAGATCTGATGCAAAGCAGGTCGTTGACGATTTGCCGTCCTGGTGCGCAGCAGCGGATCTGATGGTGACGGAGTGGTCGAGCCTGACGATGGAATTTGCCGGCCTGCAACGTCCAATCCTGGCTTTCCAGGCCGACGCGCTTGATGTCGTGCGGCGACGCGGCACGTATGCGGATCTGCCGAAAGTGCTGCCCGGGCCTTGTGTTGGCTCCACGGGTGAACTCATTGAGCGACTCGAGAGTTGGCTGGCGCACGGAGATCACGCCTGGCCCGAGTTCGTGGAGCGTTCCGCTGCCTTTGCGACATTGGGTTGTCGATCGACTGGTGATGCAGCTGTACGGATTCTTGAAGCGATGGAAGGTGCTCGATGA
- a CDS encoding GtrA family protein codes for MPSTDQRPFVVRAALGLRDQFRALYREVAKFGLVGLTALVVDIGLFNYLRFAGGQGPMYDRPISAKIVSVCVATLVAYFGNRYWTFRHRGRTHMGRELPLFFLLNGVAMTIAIGCLYISHYVLGLTSALADNLSANVIGLGLGTLFRFWSYRKWVFPAVPNQPGDQELAERDAASLI; via the coding sequence ATGCCTTCGACCGATCAGCGGCCCTTTGTGGTGCGCGCTGCTCTTGGTCTTCGCGATCAATTCCGCGCTCTGTACCGCGAGGTTGCAAAATTTGGTCTCGTCGGACTTACTGCACTTGTTGTCGATATCGGGCTGTTCAACTACCTGCGTTTTGCCGGTGGCCAGGGTCCGATGTATGACCGGCCCATCAGCGCGAAGATCGTCAGTGTCTGTGTCGCCACTCTGGTCGCGTATTTCGGCAATCGGTACTGGACTTTCCGACACCGCGGGCGCACGCATATGGGGCGCGAACTGCCCCTGTTCTTCCTGCTCAATGGCGTGGCAATGACCATCGCCATCGGATGCCTCTACATCAGCCACTACGTCTTGGGCTTGACCAGCGCCTTGGCCGACAACCTCAGTGCCAACGTCATCGGCCTGGGACTTGGCACCTTGTTCCGCTTCTGGAGCTACCGCAAATGGGTATTCCCTGCCGTGCCGAACCAACCGGGTGATCAGGAACTTGCCGAGCGCGACGCTGCCAGCCTCATTTAG
- the purE gene encoding 5-(carboxyamino)imidazole ribonucleotide mutase, which produces MNEGETVADQPLVGICMGSDSDWPTMQAAADALDEFNVSYEVNVVSAHRMPHEMVEYGATANTRGLRVIIAGAGGAAHLPGMLAALTPIPVIGVPVAVGSLDGMDSLLSIVQMPAGVPVATVAIGNARNAGLLAVRMLGIADPDLMASMVDFQRELNALAKSKGQKIKR; this is translated from the coding sequence ATGAATGAAGGAGAGACCGTGGCAGATCAGCCGTTGGTAGGCATCTGCATGGGCAGTGACTCGGACTGGCCAACGATGCAGGCCGCCGCCGATGCGCTCGATGAGTTCAATGTGTCCTACGAAGTCAACGTCGTCTCAGCTCATCGCATGCCGCACGAAATGGTGGAGTACGGAGCCACTGCGAACACGCGTGGCCTTCGCGTCATCATCGCTGGCGCCGGCGGCGCTGCGCATCTGCCCGGAATGCTCGCTGCACTGACGCCCATCCCGGTCATCGGTGTGCCGGTGGCCGTTGGCTCTCTTGATGGCATGGACTCGCTGCTGTCCATTGTGCAGATGCCAGCCGGAGTCCCGGTGGCAACAGTGGCGATCGGCAATGCCCGCAATGCCGGACTGCTTGCTGTTCGCATGCTTGGCATCGCCGATCCAGACCTGATGGCCTCGATGGTGGACTTTCAGCGTGAGCTCAATGCCTTGGCCAAGAGCAAGGGTCAGAAGATCAAGCGCTAG
- a CDS encoding 5-(carboxyamino)imidazole ribonucleotide synthase: MTQADGAPTVGMIGGGQLARMTAEAATALGVGFRVLAATPQDPAAQVVHDVRFGAHDDPAAVLEFAEGCDVITFDHEHVPTAILDALVARGIAVRPGPRALAHAQDKLHMRTALTAINVPCPPWSKAASPADVAHFAQGHGWPVVLKTSRGGYDGRGVWVVHNVDEASAVMATPLAPDSSWLVEQFVPFTRELSAQVARSPHGQAVAYPVVQTTQINGICAEVVAPAVELSEELALQAQDIALRIARDLDVVGMLAVELFETPDGLVVNELAMRPHNSGHWTIDGAVTSQFENHLRAVLDLPLGDPAGRAPFAVMVNILGGTVGGLYSAYRHVFARDPELKVHLYGKEVRPGRKVGHVTVLGDDAESLLNRGRHAADYFSGVINE; this comes from the coding sequence GTGACGCAAGCAGATGGTGCCCCAACGGTCGGGATGATTGGCGGCGGCCAACTTGCGCGCATGACTGCCGAAGCAGCCACCGCCTTGGGAGTCGGCTTCCGGGTGCTGGCTGCAACTCCTCAGGATCCAGCCGCCCAAGTCGTGCACGACGTGCGCTTCGGTGCGCACGATGACCCGGCTGCCGTCCTGGAGTTCGCCGAGGGCTGTGATGTCATCACCTTCGATCATGAACACGTGCCGACAGCGATTCTGGACGCACTGGTGGCCAGAGGGATTGCGGTGCGACCCGGTCCAAGGGCACTAGCCCACGCCCAGGACAAATTGCACATGCGGACCGCACTGACGGCAATCAATGTTCCGTGCCCGCCCTGGTCGAAGGCGGCATCGCCTGCAGATGTGGCGCATTTTGCCCAGGGGCATGGCTGGCCCGTCGTCCTGAAGACCTCTCGTGGTGGCTACGACGGCCGCGGGGTCTGGGTCGTGCACAACGTCGATGAGGCCAGCGCAGTCATGGCAACTCCATTGGCGCCGGACTCCTCTTGGCTGGTTGAGCAATTCGTGCCCTTCACGCGTGAGCTGTCAGCGCAGGTCGCTCGATCCCCACATGGGCAGGCTGTGGCCTACCCGGTTGTCCAGACCACGCAGATCAATGGCATTTGCGCGGAGGTGGTGGCCCCCGCTGTAGAACTCAGTGAAGAGCTGGCACTGCAAGCCCAGGACATCGCATTGCGGATCGCTCGCGACCTGGACGTCGTAGGGATGTTGGCAGTTGAGCTCTTTGAGACCCCTGATGGGCTTGTCGTCAATGAGCTGGCAATGCGCCCGCACAACTCCGGGCACTGGACCATTGACGGCGCAGTCACCAGCCAGTTCGAGAATCACCTTCGCGCGGTGCTCGACCTGCCGCTTGGAGATCCAGCCGGGCGCGCGCCATTTGCGGTGATGGTCAATATTCTGGGAGGCACGGTCGGGGGCTTGTACTCGGCCTATCGCCATGTATTTGCTCGCGATCCTGAGCTGAAGGTGCACCTGTACGGCAAAGAAGTTCGCCCGGGTCGCAAGGTCGGGCACGTGACCGTGCTCGGCGATGACGCCGAGTCATTGCTGAACCGCGGGCGACATGCAGCAGACTACTTCTCGGGCGTTATCAATGAATGA